In Nocardia sputorum, a single genomic region encodes these proteins:
- the ruvX gene encoding Holliday junction resolvase RuvX, with the protein MGDPAESDRPAQRGADRPHPATDPGRGRRIGVDVGSVRIGVAASDPDGVLATPVETVPRAKQSRRSAPAPDIERIAEIVREYEAVEVIVGLPRTLRGEKGTAATLASAFAERLRAAVAPVPVRLSDERLTTVSAARALRDSGVRARGQRQVIDQAAAVSILQGWLDERSAVLRSVEAGRPASSGDDA; encoded by the coding sequence ATGGGCGATCCCGCGGAATCCGACAGGCCGGCGCAGCGCGGCGCCGACCGGCCGCACCCCGCCACCGATCCCGGCCGGGGCAGGCGCATCGGAGTAGACGTCGGCAGTGTCCGGATCGGGGTCGCCGCGAGCGACCCCGATGGCGTTCTCGCCACCCCGGTGGAAACCGTGCCGCGTGCGAAACAGTCGCGACGCTCGGCTCCCGCACCCGATATCGAAAGAATTGCCGAAATTGTGCGGGAGTACGAGGCAGTCGAGGTAATCGTCGGATTGCCGCGAACATTACGCGGGGAGAAGGGCACTGCGGCTACGCTGGCCAGCGCATTCGCTGAGCGATTGCGGGCTGCCGTCGCGCCGGTACCGGTCCGGCTTTCCGACGAACGTTTGACTACGGTGTCAGCTGCACGTGCATTGCGGGACAGTGGAGTTCGCGCGCGTGGCCAGCGGCAGGTGATCGATCAGGCGGCGGCCGTGTCGATCCTGCAAGGATGGTTGGACGAACGGAGTGCGGTGTTGAGGTCGGTGGAAGCGGGACGTCCTGCGTCGTCCGGGGACGATGCATGA
- a CDS encoding shikimate kinase → MIVQTDPRAPRVVLVGPPGAGKSTIGRKLARELGVELYDTDAGIERETGRTIPEIFAEDGEPEFRRIEERVVRRAVLAERGVVSLGGGAVLSAKTRALLHGRTVVYLEISVAEGLRRTGASTQRPLLNDADPGAKYRELMRTRRPLYREVATVRVRTDGRSPGRVVRMIMTKLGMEPVEHAEADLPPPSGIPQGSSRSRARRRARARTAARRKTADQDENTDTGAESAVTATVRSRRTRRSITSEPDAASGAGAGDTATSSRSRRARARRARSRARQQPTTASTESEQAT, encoded by the coding sequence ATGATCGTGCAGACCGATCCGCGCGCCCCGCGCGTGGTGCTGGTCGGACCGCCGGGAGCGGGGAAATCGACGATCGGCCGCAAGCTCGCCAGGGAACTCGGCGTCGAGCTGTACGACACCGATGCCGGCATCGAGCGGGAGACCGGTCGCACGATCCCGGAGATCTTCGCCGAAGACGGTGAGCCCGAATTCCGCCGGATCGAGGAGCGGGTGGTGCGCCGCGCCGTCCTCGCCGAGCGCGGCGTGGTCTCGCTCGGCGGTGGCGCCGTGCTGTCCGCGAAGACCAGGGCCCTGCTGCACGGCCGCACCGTGGTCTATCTGGAGATCAGCGTGGCCGAGGGCCTCCGGCGCACCGGCGCGAGCACCCAGCGGCCCCTCCTCAACGACGCCGACCCCGGTGCGAAGTACCGGGAGTTGATGCGCACCCGCAGGCCGCTGTACCGGGAAGTGGCGACCGTCCGGGTGCGCACCGACGGCCGCAGCCCGGGCCGGGTGGTGCGGATGATCATGACGAAGCTGGGGATGGAGCCGGTCGAGCACGCCGAGGCGGATCTGCCGCCGCCCAGCGGAATTCCGCAGGGCAGCAGCCGATCCCGGGCCCGGCGCCGCGCCCGGGCCAGAACCGCCGCCCGGCGGAAAACCGCGGATCAAGACGAGAACACCGATACCGGTGCGGAGTCGGCGGTGACCGCCACCGTTCGGTCCCGCCGCACCCGCAGAAGCATCACGAGCGAACCCGACGCCGCGAGCGGGGCGGGCGCCGGCGACACGGCGACAAGCAGCCGTTCCCGGCGCGCCCGCGCACGTCGTGCCCGATCCAGGGCACGGCAGCAGCCGACCACAGCATCAACAGAATCGGAGCAAGCCACGTGA
- a CDS encoding prepilin peptidase: MTPLACAVLAVWCVALTVFDLRERRLPNELTGSGALTVLGYGLYTGQFAAALLGAVLLSAPYLLVHLAAPAALGAGDVKLAAMLGGAAALGGARPWVWAALGAPALTVCVALSALACRGGFGSHAADPGAGAVTVPHGPAMCLATLLALFSSTLDST; this comes from the coding sequence ATGACTCCTCTCGCGTGCGCCGTCCTCGCCGTGTGGTGCGTGGCGCTGACGGTGTTCGACCTGCGCGAACGGCGCCTGCCGAACGAACTGACCGGTTCGGGTGCGCTGACCGTTCTCGGATATGGCCTGTACACAGGACAATTCGCTGCCGCACTGCTGGGCGCGGTACTGCTGTCGGCGCCGTATCTGCTGGTACACCTCGCGGCACCCGCCGCGCTGGGCGCGGGGGACGTCAAACTCGCGGCGATGCTCGGCGGGGCAGCCGCCCTCGGCGGCGCTCGACCGTGGGTGTGGGCCGCACTCGGCGCGCCGGCGCTCACCGTGTGCGTCGCGCTGAGCGCGTTGGCCTGCCGTGGCGGATTCGGCTCCCACGCCGCCGACCCCGGCGCCGGCGCGGTCACCGTGCCGCATGGCCCAGCGATGTGCCTGGCGACCTTGCTGGCCTTGTTCTCGTCGACCCTCGACTCGACCTGA
- a CDS encoding shikimate dehydrogenase, producing MADSRKAAVLGKPIAHSRSPQLHLAAYRALGLNWSYERIECSAEQLPGLVDGLGPEWVGLSVTMPGKEAALAYADERTDRAVLVGSANTLVRTDAGWLADCTDVDGVLGALRGGGVTDVTEGVVLGAGGTARPALLALSELGAKSVTVVARDAGRARGALELAERLGMVASLAGFDAGTLRAICAAAGAVVSTIPAPAAAVVAPAVAEAPVVLDAIYNPWPTPLAEAVARAGHTVVSGLQMLLNQAYGQVELFTGQRAPRAEMAAALAERQAGN from the coding sequence GTGGCCGATAGTCGCAAAGCGGCGGTGCTCGGCAAGCCGATCGCGCATTCGCGATCGCCGCAATTGCACCTGGCCGCGTATCGCGCGCTCGGGCTGAATTGGAGCTACGAGCGGATCGAATGCTCGGCCGAGCAACTGCCCGGATTGGTCGACGGGCTCGGACCGGAATGGGTGGGGCTCTCGGTGACCATGCCCGGCAAGGAAGCGGCACTGGCCTACGCGGACGAGCGCACCGACCGGGCCGTGCTGGTCGGGTCGGCCAACACCCTGGTTCGCACCGACGCGGGCTGGCTGGCCGACTGCACCGACGTGGACGGTGTGCTCGGCGCGCTGCGTGGCGGTGGTGTCACCGACGTGACCGAGGGCGTGGTGCTCGGTGCGGGCGGCACCGCGCGGCCCGCGCTGCTGGCGTTGTCGGAGCTGGGCGCGAAGTCGGTGACCGTGGTCGCGCGCGACGCCGGACGTGCGCGCGGCGCACTGGAACTGGCCGAGCGGCTGGGGATGGTCGCTTCGCTGGCCGGGTTCGATGCCGGGACGCTGCGCGCGATCTGTGCCGCGGCGGGCGCCGTGGTGAGCACGATCCCCGCGCCCGCGGCCGCCGTCGTCGCGCCCGCGGTGGCCGAGGCCCCGGTGGTGCTCGACGCGATCTATAACCCTTGGCCGACCCCGCTGGCCGAGGCGGTGGCGCGGGCCGGGCACACGGTGGTGAGTGGTCTGCAGATGCTGCTGAACCAGGCATACGGGCAGGTCGAGCTGTTCACCGGGCAGCGGGCACCGCGTGCGGAGATGGCGGCCGCGCTGGCCGAGAGGCAAGCCGGAAACTGA
- the aroB gene encoding 3-dehydroquinate synthase, producing the protein MTEPSRLEVRTADPYPVIIGRGLLGELVESVNGAAKGVRTVAIFHQPPLTETAEVVRKALADTGVDAHRVEIPDAEAGKDLAVAGFCWEVLGRIGLTRNDVVVSLGGGAATDLAGFVAATWMRGVRIVHVPTTLLAMVDAAVGGKTGINTEAGKNLVGCFHEPAAVLVDLATLETVPRNEIVAGMAEIIKAGFIADPVILDLVERDPEAALDPAGEVLPELIRRAIQVKADVVAADLKESSLREILNYGHTLGHAIERRERYRWRHGAAVSVGLVFAAELGRLAGRLDDATADRHRTILSAVGLPTSYDADALPQLLDAMQTDKKTRSGVLRFVVLDGLAKPGRLEGPDPTLLAAAYSAIAREDSPSGGAVLL; encoded by the coding sequence GTGACAGAGCCGAGTCGTCTCGAAGTCCGGACCGCCGACCCGTACCCGGTAATCATCGGCCGCGGGTTGCTCGGCGAACTCGTCGAGTCGGTCAACGGCGCGGCCAAGGGCGTGCGCACGGTGGCCATCTTCCATCAGCCGCCGCTGACCGAGACCGCCGAGGTAGTGCGAAAAGCGCTGGCCGACACCGGCGTCGACGCCCACCGCGTGGAGATCCCGGACGCCGAGGCGGGCAAAGACCTGGCCGTCGCCGGGTTCTGCTGGGAGGTGCTCGGGCGCATCGGCCTGACCCGCAACGACGTCGTGGTCAGCCTCGGCGGCGGCGCGGCCACCGACCTCGCCGGTTTCGTCGCCGCCACCTGGATGCGCGGCGTGCGCATCGTGCACGTGCCCACCACGCTGCTGGCGATGGTCGACGCGGCGGTCGGCGGCAAGACCGGCATCAATACCGAGGCGGGCAAGAACCTGGTCGGCTGCTTCCACGAACCCGCCGCCGTGCTGGTCGATCTGGCCACGCTCGAAACCGTGCCACGCAACGAGATCGTCGCGGGCATGGCCGAGATCATCAAGGCCGGTTTCATCGCCGACCCGGTGATCCTCGATTTGGTGGAGCGCGACCCGGAGGCCGCCCTCGACCCGGCCGGCGAAGTGCTGCCGGAGCTGATCCGCCGCGCGATTCAGGTGAAAGCCGACGTCGTGGCCGCCGATCTGAAGGAGTCCAGCCTCCGCGAGATCCTCAATTACGGTCACACCCTCGGGCACGCGATCGAGCGGCGGGAGCGCTACCGGTGGCGCCACGGCGCGGCGGTCTCCGTCGGTCTGGTGTTCGCCGCCGAACTCGGCCGGCTCGCAGGCCGTCTGGACGATGCCACCGCCGACCGGCACCGCACGATCCTGTCCGCCGTCGGATTGCCGACCAGCTACGACGCCGACGCGCTGCCCCAGCTGCTGGACGCCATGCAGACGGACAAGAAGACCCGCTCCGGCGTCTTGCGTTTCGTCGTGCTCGACGGCCTGGCCAAGCCCGGACGCCTGGAAGGACCTGATCCGACGTTGCTGGCCGCCGCCTACTCGGCGATCGCCAGGGAGGACAGTCCCAGCGGCGGTGCGGTTCTGCTGTAA
- the alaS gene encoding alanine--tRNA ligase: protein MQTHEIRRRFLDHFLRAGHTEVPSASLILADPNLLFVNAGMVQFKPYFLGQEAPPYPRATSVQKCVRTGDIEEVGVTTRHNTFFQMAGNFSFGDYFKEGAIGLAWELISKPQDEGGYGFDPERIWVTVYQDDPEAAEIWKRVAGIPEERIQFRDGKDNYWDMGVPGPGGPCSEIYYDRGPEYGRDGGPVADEDRYLEIWNLVFMQDVRGELSPKQGHPPVGSLPKKNIDTGMGVERIALLLQGVDNVYETDLLRPIIDKAEELTGRSYGVQHEDDVRFRVIADHARTAAMLIADGVNPGNDGRGYVLRRLLRRIVRSARLLGAEKPVMSEFMKVVSDLMAPSYPELATDFRRIETVAVGEETAFLKTLNTGSTLFDNTAAAVKAGGGTTIAGSDAFTLHDTYGFPIDLTLEMAAEAGLSVDEEGFRSLMAEQRKRAKEDAQARKHAHADLTIYKELVDRGATEFTGFDELTSEATVLALIADGVRVPTATVGQDVEVILDRSPLYAESGGQIADRGSITASSGLKLRVNDVQKIAKKLWVHKTTVEHGQITEGDIVLAQADPAWRRGATQGHSGTHMVHAALRQVLGPNAVQAGSLNKPGYLRFDFNWQGQLSEQQKADIEAVSNDAVGADFPVNTFVTDLPKAKQMGALALFGENYGNEVRVVEIGGPFSMELCGGTHVQHSSQIGPITVLGESSVGSGVRRVEAFVGLDSYKYLAKERALLAGVASALKVPSEEVPGRVEQLVERLKVAEKELERTKMAAVLSSAGKFVEEAERIGRLLLVAVAAPEGVQAGDLRTLATDIRGRFGSEPAVVVLLGNADGKVPFVVAVNKPAQELGVKAGDLVGSFGPSIAGRGGGKPEMAQGAGSDPSGIPAGLAAVRARVAELAG from the coding sequence GTGCAGACCCACGAGATTCGACGGCGTTTCCTGGACCATTTCCTCCGTGCCGGCCATACCGAGGTGCCGAGTGCCTCGCTGATCCTGGCCGACCCGAACCTGCTGTTCGTCAACGCAGGCATGGTCCAGTTCAAGCCGTACTTCCTGGGTCAGGAGGCGCCGCCGTACCCGCGGGCGACCAGCGTGCAGAAATGCGTGCGCACCGGCGACATCGAAGAGGTCGGCGTCACCACGCGGCACAACACGTTCTTTCAGATGGCCGGGAATTTCTCCTTCGGCGACTACTTCAAGGAAGGGGCGATCGGCCTCGCCTGGGAGCTGATCTCCAAGCCGCAGGACGAGGGCGGTTACGGGTTCGACCCCGAGCGGATCTGGGTGACCGTGTACCAGGACGACCCCGAGGCCGCCGAGATCTGGAAGCGGGTCGCGGGCATCCCCGAGGAGCGCATCCAGTTCCGCGACGGCAAGGACAACTACTGGGACATGGGTGTGCCCGGCCCCGGTGGCCCCTGCTCGGAGATCTACTACGACCGCGGCCCCGAGTACGGCCGCGACGGCGGGCCGGTCGCCGACGAGGACCGTTACCTCGAGATCTGGAATCTCGTGTTCATGCAGGATGTTCGCGGTGAGCTGAGCCCGAAGCAGGGGCATCCGCCGGTCGGGTCGCTCCCGAAGAAGAACATCGACACCGGTATGGGCGTCGAGCGGATCGCGTTGCTGCTGCAGGGCGTGGACAACGTCTACGAGACCGACCTGCTGCGGCCGATCATCGACAAGGCCGAGGAGCTGACCGGTCGTTCCTACGGCGTCCAGCACGAGGACGACGTGCGCTTCCGCGTGATCGCCGACCACGCCCGCACCGCCGCCATGCTGATCGCCGACGGCGTGAACCCGGGCAACGACGGCCGCGGGTACGTGCTGCGGCGCCTGCTGCGCCGCATCGTGCGCTCGGCTCGCCTGCTCGGCGCCGAGAAGCCGGTGATGAGCGAGTTCATGAAAGTCGTCAGCGACCTGATGGCCCCCTCCTACCCCGAGCTGGCGACCGATTTCCGCCGCATCGAGACCGTGGCGGTCGGTGAGGAGACGGCGTTCCTGAAGACGCTGAACACCGGCTCCACCCTGTTCGACAACACCGCCGCCGCGGTCAAGGCCGGGGGCGGCACCACGATCGCCGGGTCGGACGCGTTCACCCTGCACGACACCTACGGCTTCCCCATCGATCTGACCCTGGAGATGGCCGCCGAGGCCGGGCTGTCGGTCGACGAGGAGGGCTTCCGCTCGCTGATGGCCGAGCAGCGTAAGCGCGCCAAGGAGGACGCGCAGGCGCGCAAGCACGCCCATGCCGACCTGACGATCTACAAGGAGCTGGTCGACCGCGGCGCCACCGAGTTCACCGGCTTCGACGAGCTCACCTCCGAGGCCACCGTGCTCGCGCTGATCGCCGACGGCGTGCGGGTGCCGACCGCGACGGTGGGCCAGGACGTCGAGGTCATCCTGGATCGCAGTCCGCTCTACGCGGAGTCCGGCGGCCAGATCGCCGACCGCGGTTCCATCACCGCCTCCTCGGGACTGAAGCTGCGCGTGAACGACGTGCAGAAGATCGCCAAGAAGCTCTGGGTGCACAAGACCACGGTGGAGCACGGCCAGATCACCGAAGGCGACATCGTGCTCGCCCAGGCGGACCCGGCGTGGCGGCGCGGCGCCACCCAGGGCCATTCCGGCACGCACATGGTGCACGCCGCCCTGCGGCAGGTGCTGGGCCCGAACGCCGTGCAGGCCGGTTCGCTGAACAAGCCGGGCTACCTGCGCTTCGACTTCAACTGGCAGGGCCAGTTGTCCGAGCAGCAGAAGGCCGATATCGAAGCGGTGTCCAACGACGCGGTCGGCGCCGACTTCCCGGTGAACACCTTCGTCACGGATCTGCCGAAGGCCAAGCAGATGGGCGCCCTGGCCCTGTTCGGCGAGAACTACGGCAACGAGGTCCGCGTGGTGGAGATCGGCGGCCCGTTCTCGATGGAGCTGTGCGGTGGCACGCACGTGCAGCATTCCTCGCAGATCGGCCCGATCACGGTGCTCGGCGAGTCGTCCGTCGGCTCGGGCGTGCGGCGCGTGGAGGCGTTCGTCGGCCTGGACTCCTACAAGTACCTGGCCAAGGAGCGTGCGCTGCTGGCCGGTGTGGCCTCCGCGCTGAAGGTGCCCTCCGAAGAGGTGCCCGGTCGCGTCGAGCAGCTGGTGGAGCGGCTGAAGGTGGCCGAGAAAGAGCTCGAGCGCACCAAGATGGCGGCAGTGCTGTCCTCGGCGGGGAAATTCGTCGAGGAGGCCGAGCGGATCGGCCGCCTGCTGCTGGTCGCGGTGGCTGCGCCGGAAGGCGTCCAAGCGGGCGATCTGCGTACCCTCGCCACCGACATCCGCGGCCGGTTCGGCAGTGAGCCCGCCGTGGTGGTGCTGCTCGGCAATGCCGACGGCAAGGTGCCTTTCGTGGTGGCGGTGAACAAGCCCGCCCAGGAGCTCGGCGTCAAGGCGGGCGATCTGGTCGGCAGCTTCGGCCCCAGCATCGCGGGCCGTGGCGGCGGCAAGCCGGAGATGGCCCAGGGCGCGGGTTCGGACCCGTCCGGCATTCCGGCGGGCCTGGCCGCGGTCCGCGCGCGGGTGGCCGAACTGGCCGGGTGA
- a CDS encoding B-4DMT family transporter, whose translation MNAWLLRAVVLGALVVALRAGLGFAMVYWPTHGALMRILCLVVLVAAIVSWGVLDGRRDRIASGDAERGADLTMMWLKAAVVGGVGSGLVAWLLDFVPGFDLGDNGLLFEVTAGAAFIILLIFVPALIGVGVGRMLAERQNGKGRSTPPSTFSAAGSAI comes from the coding sequence ATGAATGCTTGGTTGTTGCGGGCCGTCGTGCTCGGTGCGCTGGTGGTGGCGTTGCGCGCCGGGCTCGGGTTCGCGATGGTGTATTGGCCGACGCACGGGGCGCTGATGCGCATCCTGTGCCTGGTCGTGCTGGTCGCGGCCATCGTGTCCTGGGGTGTGCTCGACGGTCGCCGCGACCGTATCGCCAGCGGAGACGCGGAGCGAGGCGCCGATCTGACCATGATGTGGTTGAAGGCCGCCGTCGTGGGCGGGGTGGGCAGCGGTCTGGTGGCCTGGCTCCTGGACTTCGTGCCCGGATTCGACCTCGGTGACAACGGCCTGCTCTTCGAAGTCACCGCCGGCGCGGCGTTCATCATCCTGCTGATCTTCGTGCCCGCGCTGATCGGCGTCGGCGTCGGCCGGATGCTGGCCGAGCGGCAGAACGGCAAGGGCCGCTCCACCCCGCCGTCGACGTTCTCCGCCGCGGGAAGCGCGATCTGA
- a CDS encoding universal stress protein gives MGTDGSDPSITAVRWAAQTAALHDAPLHISLIVESSLGSDDDDPPRPAALLRVREADEAIERAANAAVAAAHTVRDIAIGTEIRTAHIAGALIERSRSAAMLVVGTRGIGRVQRVLLGSVSTAVARDADCPVAVVPDDTPLWEPTDTGPVIVGVDGSSAEQAAIEVAATEASLRGVELVAVHTWGEVEPLAAIGTDWAALRRTEEALLATSLAGWQEQYPELTIRREVVRDRPERRLLERSRDGQLLVVGNRGRGALGRLLFGSVSDTLLRSVDRPIVIAR, from the coding sequence GTGGGAACCGACGGTTCCGATCCCTCGATCACAGCGGTCCGCTGGGCTGCGCAGACCGCCGCGCTGCACGACGCGCCACTGCACATCTCGCTCATCGTCGAGTCGTCACTCGGGTCCGACGACGACGATCCGCCGCGCCCGGCCGCGTTGCTGCGGGTGCGCGAAGCGGACGAGGCGATCGAGCGCGCCGCGAACGCCGCGGTGGCGGCCGCGCACACCGTGCGCGACATCGCCATCGGCACGGAGATTCGCACCGCGCACATCGCCGGCGCCCTGATCGAGCGGTCCCGGAGCGCGGCGATGCTGGTGGTCGGCACCCGCGGTATCGGCCGCGTGCAGCGCGTCCTCCTCGGCTCGGTGAGCACCGCCGTCGCCCGGGACGCCGACTGCCCGGTGGCGGTGGTACCCGACGACACGCCGTTGTGGGAACCGACTGATACGGGCCCGGTGATCGTCGGGGTGGACGGGTCCTCCGCCGAGCAAGCCGCCATCGAGGTGGCGGCGACCGAGGCGTCGCTGCGCGGGGTCGAACTGGTGGCCGTGCACACCTGGGGCGAGGTCGAGCCGCTGGCCGCGATCGGTACCGACTGGGCCGCGCTGCGCCGGACCGAGGAAGCGTTGCTCGCCACCAGCCTGGCCGGCTGGCAGGAGCAGTACCCGGAGCTCACCATCCGGCGTGAGGTCGTCCGCGACCGTCCGGAGCGGCGACTGCTCGAACGCTCGCGCGACGGACAGTTGCTGGTGGTGGGCAATCGGGGCCGGGGGGCCTTGGGGCGGCTGCTGTTCGGCTCGGTGAGTGACACGCTGTTGCGCTCGGTGGATCGGCCCATCGTCATCGCCCGGTGA
- the mltG gene encoding endolytic transglycosylase MltG, whose amino-acid sequence MTDRWARAEELFRQREADRRYRRDDRAWGEYDGDEYDRYDDYDDDTTVIPRYVDDEEEEPPAPPPPASRRGGQRARTTQAEAPRRSKREQSKRAQPERSGRSQRGKRSRVASRKAAERKKRRRNLWFVAGVFVLLFTGALVFAGMKLIGGLAPPKDYAGPGGPLVVVQVHPGDTSQQIASTMVDRGVVASTGAFFQAAVRNSNMSTVQPGFYAIPSQSPAAEAVSALVSKSSRVGNLVVSEGRLLHDQHDMSTGGRYDGIYRKIAEASCIGTGANQKCVTYEQLDAAGASLDLAALGVPAWATQGVKDCPDRTRQLEGLIAAGTWDFDPSGTPEQILRQLVTASAQSYESTGLLQSGADTKLTPYQTLIAASLVEREAKPQDMGKVARVIVNRLRADQMLQFDSTVNYTLDRTEVATTDADRAQETAWNTYAMRGLPKTPIAAPSLNALRAMENPEAGPWLYFVTVDKQGTTLFTDDYQEHLRLIARAQRSGILDSSKDSGGR is encoded by the coding sequence ATGACGGATCGGTGGGCGCGGGCCGAGGAACTGTTCCGACAGCGCGAAGCTGATCGGCGTTATCGGAGAGACGACCGAGCCTGGGGCGAGTACGACGGCGACGAGTACGACCGGTACGACGACTACGACGACGACACGACCGTCATCCCTCGCTACGTCGACGACGAGGAGGAGGAGCCGCCCGCGCCGCCGCCACCGGCCTCGCGCCGCGGTGGACAGCGCGCGAGGACCACGCAAGCGGAGGCGCCGCGCCGCTCGAAGCGTGAGCAGTCCAAGCGCGCCCAACCCGAGCGTTCCGGCCGATCGCAGCGCGGCAAGCGATCCCGGGTCGCCTCGCGCAAAGCCGCCGAGCGCAAGAAGCGCCGCCGGAACCTATGGTTCGTCGCCGGGGTCTTCGTTCTGCTCTTCACCGGCGCTCTGGTCTTCGCGGGGATGAAACTGATCGGCGGCCTGGCCCCGCCGAAGGACTACGCGGGGCCGGGCGGGCCGCTAGTGGTGGTCCAGGTGCACCCGGGCGACACCTCGCAGCAGATCGCCTCGACGATGGTCGACCGCGGGGTCGTCGCGAGCACGGGCGCCTTCTTCCAGGCGGCCGTGCGCAACTCGAACATGAGCACGGTGCAGCCGGGCTTCTACGCGATCCCCAGCCAGAGCCCCGCCGCCGAGGCGGTGTCGGCGCTGGTGAGTAAATCGTCGCGGGTCGGCAACCTGGTCGTCTCCGAGGGACGGCTACTGCACGACCAACACGACATGAGCACCGGCGGGCGCTATGACGGCATCTACCGCAAGATCGCGGAGGCCAGTTGCATCGGCACCGGCGCCAACCAGAAGTGCGTGACCTACGAACAGCTCGATGCCGCGGGCGCGAGCCTGGACCTGGCCGCGCTCGGGGTGCCCGCGTGGGCGACGCAGGGTGTCAAGGACTGTCCTGACCGGACGAGGCAATTGGAAGGCCTTATCGCGGCGGGGACTTGGGATTTCGATCCGAGCGGTACGCCGGAGCAGATTCTGCGGCAATTGGTGACCGCGAGCGCGCAGAGCTATGAGTCCACCGGACTGCTGCAATCCGGCGCCGACACGAAACTGACGCCGTATCAAACGCTCATCGCCGCCTCGCTGGTGGAACGCGAGGCGAAACCTCAGGACATGGGCAAGGTGGCGCGGGTGATCGTGAACCGGCTGCGGGCCGATCAGATGCTGCAGTTCGACTCGACGGTGAACTACACCCTGGATCGCACCGAGGTGGCGACCACCGACGCCGACCGCGCCCAGGAGACCGCCTGGAACACCTACGCGATGCGCGGCCTGCCCAAGACCCCGATCGCCGCGCCGTCGCTGAACGCGTTGCGTGCCATGGAGAACCCGGAGGCGGGGCCGTGGCTGTACTTCGTCACGGTCGACAAGCAGGGGACCACTCTGTTCACCGACGACTATCAGGAGCATCTGCGCCTGATCGCGCGGGCGCAGCGCAGCGGCATCCTCGACAGTTCCAAGGACAGCGGTGGCCGATAG
- the aroC gene encoding chorismate synthase, translating into MLRWITAGESHGPALVAILEGMVAGVEVTSDEISTQLARRRLGYGRGARMKFEADKVTLVGGVRHGRTMGGPVAIEVANSEWPKWTTVMSADPVDPAELADLARNAPLTRPRPGHADYSGMLKYNFDDARNVLERASARETAARVAAGTVARNFLRQAFGAEVVSHVVSIGAAQNTSGVVPTAADLAAVDASPVRAFDKDAEAAMIAEIEAAKKDGDTLGGVVEVVVEGLPVGLGSFTSGENRLDARLAAALMGIQAIKGVEVGDGFETARRRGSQAHDEMRPGPDGVLRSTNRAGGLEGGMTNGEALRVRAAMKPISTVPRALSTVDMTTGDEAVAIHQRSDVCAVPAAGVVAESMVALVVAQAALEKFGGDSLTETAENITSYIKRISTRPHVSADSRSQ; encoded by the coding sequence GTGCTGCGTTGGATAACTGCCGGAGAATCCCATGGTCCCGCTCTCGTCGCCATCCTCGAGGGGATGGTGGCGGGCGTCGAGGTGACGTCCGACGAGATCTCCACGCAGCTGGCCCGCCGCAGGCTCGGCTACGGCCGCGGCGCGCGGATGAAGTTCGAGGCCGACAAGGTCACCCTCGTCGGCGGTGTGCGGCACGGCCGCACGATGGGCGGCCCGGTGGCGATCGAGGTGGCCAACTCCGAGTGGCCGAAGTGGACGACGGTGATGTCCGCCGACCCGGTCGATCCGGCCGAACTCGCCGACCTGGCCCGCAACGCACCGCTGACCCGGCCCCGGCCCGGGCACGCCGACTACTCCGGCATGCTCAAGTACAACTTCGACGACGCCCGCAACGTGCTCGAGCGCGCCAGCGCCAGGGAGACGGCCGCGCGCGTCGCGGCGGGCACCGTCGCGCGCAACTTCCTGCGCCAGGCGTTCGGCGCGGAGGTCGTGTCGCACGTCGTGTCCATCGGCGCGGCGCAGAACACCTCCGGCGTCGTGCCGACCGCCGCCGATCTCGCCGCGGTGGACGCCAGTCCGGTGCGGGCGTTCGACAAGGACGCCGAAGCCGCGATGATCGCCGAGATCGAGGCGGCCAAGAAGGACGGTGACACCCTCGGCGGCGTGGTCGAGGTGGTCGTGGAGGGACTTCCGGTCGGCCTCGGGTCGTTCACCAGCGGCGAGAACCGGCTCGACGCCCGGCTCGCGGCCGCGCTCATGGGCATCCAGGCCATCAAGGGCGTCGAGGTCGGCGACGGGTTCGAGACCGCGCGCCGCCGCGGCAGCCAGGCGCACGACGAGATGCGGCCCGGCCCCGACGGCGTACTGCGCTCCACCAATCGCGCGGGCGGCTTGGAGGGCGGCATGACCAACGGCGAGGCGCTGCGCGTGCGCGCCGCCATGAAGCCGATCTCCACGGTTCCGCGTGCGCTGTCCACCGTGGACATGACCACGGGCGATGAGGCCGTCGCCATCCACCAGCGTTCGGACGTGTGCGCCGTGCCCGCCGCCGGCGTGGTCGCCGAATCCATGGTGGCGCTGGTCGTCGCACAGGCCGCGCTGGAGAAGTTCGGCGGCGACTCGCTCACCGAGACGGCCGAGAACATCACCAGCTACATCAAGCGCATCAGCACTCGCCCCCACGTGTCCGCGGACAGTCGGTCGCAATGA